The Fibrobacter succinogenes genome includes a window with the following:
- a CDS encoding long-chain fatty acid--CoA ligase translates to MEGLQFKSLPAMFFANCDRSDFRGWYHRKDGEWIHYSKESLKKNTKAFALALNALGLNKSESVGIIAPSSPNWLIADIAIQLNHSKVVPLFPNISSENFAFQSNDANIKILIVNSIEELDAPLLDNLPSFKNIICIEKNSTLPANGIYWDEFLKRGYDALADEMRAQWIDNQLATINSDDIFSIIYTSGSTGRPKGVELTHRNMLVQIQNIAPMFQFDSQKDSCLTILPVAHVLERMAVYFYTLSGVAIYFGDNPNNLSHILREVRPTIMIVVPRILERLYESMTTAADRAKGLKQHLIKHAIKIAKIKDPNKCPSLLHRIFNLFVYKKMREAVGGNFRMIISGSSALNKSILRFLLNIGLPVFEGYGMTECSPVVSANCKQAIRPGSIGKPLPHLDVRIGKCSEIQVRGESVFKGYHNRPDLNASAFTEDGFYHSGDQGYFDDDGYLYFTGRIKELLKTSTGKYVSPNPIELEIIRHPLVEQALVIANDRKFVSAIIWLNPVGVRRMLKPQNEDYDVENALKSPLVRDAINRHIEHLNEKLNHWEQIRKWTLIGDELTIESGLLTPTLKIRRTVAEKRYAEQIEKMYQQ, encoded by the coding sequence ATGGAAGGGCTTCAATTTAAATCTCTGCCGGCAATGTTCTTCGCGAACTGCGACCGATCCGATTTTAGGGGATGGTATCACCGTAAAGACGGCGAGTGGATTCACTATTCCAAGGAATCATTGAAAAAGAATACCAAGGCATTCGCACTCGCATTAAACGCTCTTGGATTAAACAAAAGCGAAAGCGTAGGAATCATCGCTCCGAGCTCGCCGAACTGGCTCATTGCAGACATTGCCATCCAACTGAACCACTCCAAAGTCGTTCCGCTCTTTCCCAACATTTCTTCCGAGAATTTTGCGTTCCAAAGCAACGACGCGAACATCAAAATTCTCATCGTCAATTCCATAGAAGAACTGGACGCGCCGCTCCTCGACAACTTGCCGTCCTTTAAAAATATTATCTGTATCGAAAAAAATTCTACACTTCCCGCCAACGGGATTTACTGGGACGAATTTCTCAAAAGAGGATACGACGCGCTCGCCGACGAAATGCGCGCCCAATGGATTGACAACCAGCTTGCAACAATCAATTCAGATGACATTTTTAGCATCATCTACACAAGTGGATCCACGGGACGTCCCAAGGGCGTCGAACTCACGCATCGGAACATGTTAGTACAAATTCAAAACATAGCCCCGATGTTCCAGTTCGATTCGCAAAAAGATTCGTGCCTTACAATACTCCCAGTGGCGCATGTTCTCGAACGCATGGCCGTTTACTTTTACACATTAAGCGGTGTCGCTATTTACTTTGGAGACAATCCCAACAACCTTTCGCACATTTTGCGCGAGGTCCGCCCGACCATCATGATCGTTGTTCCGCGCATTCTTGAACGCCTTTACGAAAGCATGACTACCGCCGCCGACCGCGCCAAGGGACTCAAGCAGCACCTGATCAAGCACGCCATCAAGATTGCAAAAATTAAAGACCCCAATAAATGTCCTAGCCTTTTGCACCGCATTTTCAATCTGTTCGTTTATAAAAAAATGCGCGAAGCCGTCGGTGGCAATTTTCGCATGATTATTTCGGGCAGCAGTGCATTGAACAAATCCATATTGCGCTTTCTGTTGAACATCGGGCTCCCCGTTTTCGAGGGCTACGGCATGACAGAATGTTCGCCCGTCGTTTCTGCAAATTGCAAACAAGCTATCAGGCCCGGTTCCATTGGCAAGCCGCTCCCCCACCTCGACGTTCGAATCGGGAAATGCAGCGAAATCCAAGTGCGCGGTGAAAGTGTTTTTAAAGGCTACCACAACCGCCCTGATTTAAACGCCAGCGCCTTTACCGAAGACGGATTTTACCACTCTGGCGACCAAGGCTATTTTGACGATGATGGATACCTTTACTTTACCGGGCGCATCAAGGAACTTCTAAAAACAAGCACCGGCAAATACGTCAGCCCAAACCCCATCGAACTTGAAATCATCCGCCACCCGCTTGTCGAGCAAGCGCTTGTCATTGCGAACGATCGTAAATTTGTTTCTGCAATTATTTGGCTGAACCCAGTAGGCGTCCGCCGCATGCTCAAGCCGCAAAACGAAGACTACGATGTTGAAAATGCGCTAAAGTCACCGCTTGTCCGCGATGCCATCAATCGCCACATCGAACATCTCAATGAAAAATTGAACCATTGGGAACAAATTCGCAAATGGACTTTAATCGGTGACGAACTCACCATCGAATCGGGCCTTTTGACGCCCACATTAAAAATTCGGCGCACCGTTGCAGAAAAACGATACGCCGAACAAATTGAAAAGATGTATCAGCAGTAA
- the serS gene encoding serine--tRNA ligase, whose translation MFNIRENPEYYIAETEKKYTTVSLRDVLAVDNERRPLLTEVERLKSERNAQSKRIGELKKKGENADEAQAATRELGNKIDELDKKLKELDYKQTEMLMHVPNIAPRSPEGKDSSDNVVEKDGPIPFDYYTKNDDFARVDHKTLGERLGIFDFERGAKISGSGFPVYRGLGSRLERALIQFFLDEHQKAGFEEFTPPYLVTRNTMRGTGQLPKFEEDMYRCDKDDDLFLIPTAEVPLTNLYSGEVIPESELPKRICAYSACFRREAGSYGKDTRGLLRLHQFNKVEMVYFAHPEHSYEDHEELTRFGEKLLEKLGLPYHRLALCKGDLGFGAAKCYDLEVYAPVEKKWLEVSSCSNFEDYQARRANIKTKVNGKNVYLHTLNGSGLATPRVMVGICDNYQQKDGSLKIPEVLRPYMGGLEFITPKK comes from the coding sequence ATTTTCAACATCCGTGAAAATCCGGAATATTATATTGCTGAAACCGAAAAGAAATATACGACCGTAAGCCTTCGTGACGTGCTCGCCGTCGATAACGAACGCCGCCCGCTCCTCACCGAAGTCGAACGCCTCAAGAGTGAACGCAACGCCCAGTCCAAGCGCATTGGCGAACTCAAGAAGAAGGGCGAAAACGCTGATGAAGCCCAGGCCGCCACACGCGAACTCGGCAACAAGATTGACGAACTCGACAAGAAGCTCAAGGAACTCGATTACAAGCAGACCGAAATGCTCATGCACGTTCCGAACATCGCTCCGCGTTCTCCGGAAGGCAAGGACAGTTCGGACAACGTTGTCGAAAAAGACGGTCCGATCCCGTTTGACTACTACACCAAGAACGATGACTTCGCCCGCGTCGATCACAAGACTCTCGGCGAACGCCTTGGCATTTTTGACTTCGAACGCGGTGCCAAGATTTCCGGTTCCGGCTTCCCGGTCTATCGCGGTCTCGGCTCTCGCCTCGAACGCGCCCTCATCCAGTTCTTCCTCGATGAACACCAGAAGGCAGGCTTCGAAGAATTCACTCCGCCGTACCTCGTTACCCGCAACACCATGCGCGGCACGGGTCAGCTCCCGAAGTTCGAAGAAGACATGTACCGCTGCGACAAGGATGACGACCTGTTCCTCATCCCGACTGCAGAAGTCCCGCTCACCAACCTCTACTCTGGCGAAGTGATTCCGGAATCTGAACTTCCGAAACGCATCTGCGCTTACTCCGCCTGCTTCCGCCGTGAAGCCGGCAGCTACGGCAAGGACACCCGCGGCCTTCTCCGCTTGCACCAGTTCAACAAGGTGGAAATGGTTTACTTCGCCCATCCGGAACACAGCTACGAAGACCACGAAGAACTCACCCGCTTCGGTGAAAAGCTTCTCGAAAAGCTCGGCCTCCCCTACCACCGCTTGGCACTCTGCAAGGGCGACCTCGGTTTCGGCGCCGCCAAGTGCTACGACCTCGAAGTCTATGCTCCGGTCGAAAAGAAGTGGCTTGAAGTCAGCTCCTGCTCGAACTTCGAAGACTACCAGGCACGCCGCGCCAACATCAAGACGAAGGTCAACGGCAAGAACGTCTACCTCCACACGCTTAACGGTTCTGGCCTCGCCACTCCGCGCGTGATGGTCGGCATCTGCGACAACTACCAGCAGAAAGACGGCTCCCTCAAGATTCCTGAAGTGCTGCGTCCGTACATGGGTGGGCTTGAATTCATCACCCCGAAGAAGTAA
- a CDS encoding carbohydrate binding domain-containing protein produces MKIPLLLLLATSFSFAQWGGGGGKSLNDYKNMTVSGRQIHVYAPSNLKDNSPLLISCHGMDQDPNYQQSNTHWEAVADTAGFVVVYPRGGTGMSTWDIQGDKDTKWMTEIIAQMQKDYKIDTKRVYLSGFSMGGMFTYHSMSKIADKIAAFAPTSGTNVFGASKAQRPVPIIHPHGTNDDVLNYSQVEGFIKNYRDQFHCPSQAEEQKNYPNAENSGATMYTWGPCDEGVYIKHLKLPGRGHSPSKADVSDIWNFVKEWTVDGKIGAAPKIEVPTDRDSVFNGSFSDSLELAGWTLNKNSGDASLKFTDGKAEIAVTKKGSKASDIQVVQNGFHFEKGQGYKLTFDASASATRTLEVNIGKNSGSKSYLDSAVTFDLGSDKKNFEVKFVMRESTDKNGRVAFNAGLATGSVFIDNVVLTKIDSSEVGGKTSIANGRVLLSSERTFSVYDTKGSFVCKLKTHMCDVQMKLNSMNLEKGLYVVKDGSYNQVFTVK; encoded by the coding sequence ATGAAAATCCCTTTATTGCTTTTATTAGCAACATCTTTCTCTTTCGCCCAGTGGGGCGGCGGTGGCGGCAAATCCCTTAACGACTACAAAAACATGACAGTTTCTGGCAGACAAATCCACGTCTATGCCCCGTCCAATCTTAAGGACAACAGCCCGTTGCTCATTTCATGCCATGGTATGGATCAGGATCCCAACTACCAGCAGTCCAATACTCACTGGGAAGCGGTTGCCGATACGGCGGGCTTTGTCGTCGTTTATCCGAGGGGTGGAACGGGTATGAGTACTTGGGATATCCAGGGCGATAAGGATACCAAGTGGATGACCGAAATTATAGCCCAGATGCAAAAGGACTACAAAATCGATACCAAGCGCGTGTATCTATCGGGCTTCTCGATGGGCGGTATGTTCACTTACCATTCCATGAGCAAGATTGCAGATAAAATTGCAGCGTTTGCTCCTACGTCTGGTACGAATGTGTTCGGTGCCTCGAAGGCTCAGCGCCCGGTTCCTATCATTCATCCGCATGGAACTAACGACGATGTATTGAATTACAGTCAGGTTGAAGGTTTTATCAAGAATTACCGCGATCAGTTCCATTGCCCGTCTCAGGCTGAAGAGCAAAAGAATTATCCCAATGCAGAAAACTCTGGTGCTACTATGTACACCTGGGGCCCTTGCGATGAAGGTGTTTATATCAAGCACTTGAAGCTCCCTGGCCGTGGCCATAGCCCTTCCAAGGCGGATGTTTCGGACATCTGGAATTTTGTAAAGGAATGGACTGTGGATGGTAAAATTGGTGCGGCTCCGAAAATTGAAGTGCCGACGGATAGAGACTCTGTGTTTAACGGTTCCTTCTCGGATTCGCTTGAACTTGCTGGCTGGACGCTGAACAAGAACAGCGGTGATGCCTCTTTGAAGTTTACTGACGGAAAGGCCGAAATCGCAGTGACTAAGAAGGGTTCCAAGGCTAGCGATATTCAGGTGGTTCAGAACGGTTTCCATTTCGAAAAGGGGCAGGGTTACAAGCTCACGTTTGATGCATCGGCTTCTGCAACAAGGACTCTCGAAGTGAATATTGGAAAGAATTCCGGTTCGAAGAGCTATTTGGATTCTGCGGTGACGTTCGATCTCGGCTCTGACAAGAAAAACTTCGAAGTTAAGTTTGTCATGAGGGAATCTACCGATAAGAATGGTCGCGTGGCCTTTAATGCAGGGCTTGCAACGGGTAGCGTGTTCATTGACAATGTGGTGCTGACCAAGATTGATTCAAGCGAAGTGGGCGGTAAGACCAGCATTGCAAACGGCAGGGTTTTGCTCTCCAGCGAAAGAACGTTCAGCGTTTACGATACGAAGGGTTCTTTTGTATGTAAATTGAAAACACACATGTGTGATGTTCAGATGAAACTGAACTCGATGAATCTTGAAAAGGGCTTGTACGTTGTAAAGGACGGTAGCTATAATCAAGTATTCACTGTGAAGTAA
- a CDS encoding MiaB/RimO family radical SAM methylthiotransferase — translation MIVVLSQGCAANFGDGEKIARLLSRKSEVTFEFPERPVGEAANANGIAANDGGNAANDDGNAANSVPEAFYLNVCTVKGNSGALKLLRKTASAYPNVPIYITGCAPKDFREEAIRAVPKVQFTTLADLEKDPLFRVDLGNADQDRTRNRSNRDSNRDKAINRHKNVLRESPFVGIVNIEEGCLDACAFCSTHLVKGRLHSFAPNAIVDQVQALVDDGCLEIQLTGQDCACYGFDIGTNLAELTQRILTHVNGNYRIRLGMGNPRHVLGYQEALLDCFTDERIYKFIHIPVQSGSENVLKAMNRRHTAQDYVTLANEFNKRFSKFTLSTDLIVGYPGESAADFNDTLNILKDTHPTVCNITRFVARPNTVAARLEASNAAVPDAIKHERSAILAEAFQQIALENNRKWIGDECTVVTEKPGYRSGTTIARNTAYRPVALQGSFPAGTTLRVRISDAEPFALLAETIA, via the coding sequence ATGATCGTCGTCTTAAGCCAAGGCTGTGCCGCAAACTTCGGCGACGGTGAAAAAATAGCGCGCCTCCTCTCCAGAAAATCCGAAGTTACGTTTGAATTTCCAGAACGCCCTGTCGGAGAAGCCGCGAATGCAAATGGGATCGCCGCAAATGACGGTGGGAACGCTGCAAATGATGATGGGAACGCCGCAAATTCCGTGCCCGAAGCATTCTACCTCAACGTCTGCACCGTCAAAGGAAATTCCGGCGCCCTAAAACTCCTGCGCAAAACTGCAAGCGCCTACCCGAACGTTCCCATTTACATCACGGGCTGCGCCCCCAAGGACTTCCGCGAAGAAGCTATTCGAGCGGTCCCGAAAGTGCAATTCACAACGCTAGCCGATCTCGAAAAAGACCCGCTATTTAGGGTGGATTTGGGTAACGCAGATCAAGACCGCACTCGCAATAGAAGCAACAGGGACAGCAATCGCGACAAAGCAATCAATCGCCACAAGAACGTCCTTCGCGAATCGCCATTCGTTGGCATCGTGAACATCGAAGAAGGCTGCCTCGACGCCTGCGCTTTTTGCAGCACGCATCTCGTCAAGGGCCGTCTCCACAGCTTTGCGCCAAACGCGATTGTCGATCAAGTCCAAGCACTCGTCGATGACGGTTGCCTCGAAATCCAGCTTACAGGCCAAGACTGCGCCTGCTACGGTTTTGACATCGGCACGAACCTTGCCGAACTCACGCAAAGAATCCTTACTCACGTGAACGGCAATTACCGCATCCGACTCGGCATGGGAAACCCGCGCCATGTGCTCGGCTATCAAGAAGCATTGCTCGATTGTTTCACAGACGAACGCATTTACAAATTCATTCACATTCCTGTGCAAAGCGGTAGCGAAAACGTACTCAAGGCAATGAACCGCCGCCATACCGCGCAAGATTACGTAACACTAGCCAACGAATTCAACAAACGCTTTAGCAAGTTCACGCTCAGTACCGATTTAATCGTTGGCTATCCCGGAGAATCCGCCGCAGATTTCAACGACACGCTGAACATTTTGAAAGACACGCACCCGACTGTATGCAATATCACGCGATTCGTCGCGCGCCCGAACACCGTCGCTGCACGCCTCGAAGCAAGTAATGCAGCCGTTCCCGACGCAATCAAGCATGAACGCTCCGCGATTCTCGCCGAAGCGTTCCAGCAGATTGCGCTCGAAAACAACCGCAAATGGATCGGCGATGAATGCACCGTGGTCACCGAGAAGCCCGGCTACCGCAGCGGCACCACAATCGCCCGCAACACAGCATACCGCCCCGTCGCACTCCAGGGGTCGTTCCCAGCGGGAACAACGCTTCGCGTCCGCATCTCCGACGCGGAACCCTTCGCCCTCCTCGCAGAAACAATCGCCTAA
- a CDS encoding SpoIID/LytB domain-containing protein, producing MSPLTLATLTFAPPSHARELEPIETSSVSEQTIVPQKISNELNRPIQVGVFVGVPSILVHHKNEELHITAVKGKLKIKTKAKRQQTADRRVFKATGSAPGECIAIATDKAGLGKACYEGEFVVSANGNKVNAINIIDIEEYLRGVVPYEIGKLDESKFEALKAQAVAARTYAYKHFGSRKNQGFDVYADTRDQVYKGLHSSTEITDKSVRETEGVVMTYNGEFITAYYHSTCGGQTEGVVTWGRPDHPYLQSKPDLRPDGTPWCRESNYTEWTREFTEDELCDLFQTNAKEAKANVPSFSNIHSISILDTLKSGRIHILEISTNNGKFTAKADKIRWLFKRGGTILPSCFFRIHRSGNQWILKGKGFGHGVGLCQMGARARAQAGQSYIQILTHYYPGITLEKFTK from the coding sequence ATGTCGCCACTCACCTTGGCGACATTGACTTTTGCACCTCCGTCACATGCGAGAGAACTAGAACCGATTGAAACTAGCAGCGTTTCCGAGCAAACCATTGTTCCCCAAAAAATTTCAAATGAGCTCAATCGCCCTATCCAAGTGGGCGTTTTTGTAGGCGTGCCAAGCATCCTCGTTCATCACAAGAACGAAGAATTGCACATCACAGCCGTAAAAGGCAAACTCAAAATCAAGACTAAAGCGAAACGCCAACAGACCGCCGACCGCCGCGTTTTCAAAGCCACAGGTTCTGCACCTGGCGAATGTATCGCCATCGCCACCGACAAGGCTGGTCTCGGTAAAGCCTGCTACGAAGGCGAATTTGTCGTTTCCGCCAATGGTAATAAAGTAAACGCCATCAACATCATCGACATCGAAGAATACTTGCGAGGCGTCGTTCCCTACGAAATCGGCAAGCTCGACGAATCCAAATTCGAAGCGCTCAAGGCACAAGCTGTCGCCGCACGCACCTACGCATACAAGCACTTCGGAAGCCGCAAAAATCAAGGCTTCGATGTTTACGCAGACACCCGCGACCAGGTTTACAAAGGCCTCCACAGCTCAACCGAAATTACAGACAAATCCGTACGTGAAACCGAAGGCGTCGTGATGACCTACAACGGCGAATTCATCACGGCTTACTATCACTCGACTTGCGGAGGCCAAACCGAAGGCGTTGTCACCTGGGGCCGCCCCGACCACCCTTATCTACAAAGCAAGCCCGACCTTCGCCCCGATGGAACGCCCTGGTGCAGAGAATCGAATTACACCGAATGGACCCGCGAATTTACCGAAGACGAGCTATGTGATTTATTCCAGACAAACGCTAAAGAAGCCAAAGCAAACGTTCCGAGCTTTTCGAACATCCATTCCATTAGCATTTTAGACACGCTCAAGAGCGGCCGCATCCACATACTCGAAATCTCGACAAACAACGGGAAATTCACCGCCAAGGCGGACAAAATCCGCTGGCTGTTCAAGCGCGGCGGTACTATCCTCCCCTCCTGTTTTTTTCGCATCCATCGCAGCGGAAACCAGTGGATTCTTAAAGGCAAGGGATTCGGGCATGGCGTTGGACTCTGCCAAATGGGCGCTCGCGCTCGCGCTCAGGCAGGCCAGAGTTACATACAAATTCTAACTCACTATTACCCCGGCATCACGCTGGAAAAATTCACCAAATGA
- the def gene encoding peptide deformylase, with amino-acid sequence MAILPIRIYGDPVLRKKCEPITEITPELRQLAKDMLETMYEAPGCGLAAPQIGKNIRLVVIDTAIPDEEEPRPYIMFNPEWEAEPDAKPTDYDEGCLSLPDIFCNVVRPDKVAVRFFDINGEAQEIHNCEGLFARCIQHECDHLNGDLFVDKISTSDRTMNQSKLRKMAKETQAKLKKK; translated from the coding sequence ATGGCCATTCTCCCCATCAGAATTTACGGTGACCCGGTGCTTCGCAAAAAGTGCGAACCCATCACCGAAATCACGCCGGAACTCCGCCAGCTCGCCAAAGACATGCTCGAAACCATGTACGAAGCTCCTGGCTGTGGACTTGCCGCACCGCAAATCGGCAAGAACATCCGCCTCGTGGTAATCGACACCGCCATCCCCGACGAAGAGGAACCGCGCCCCTACATCATGTTCAACCCCGAATGGGAAGCTGAACCGGACGCCAAGCCCACCGACTACGATGAAGGCTGCCTCTCGCTCCCGGATATTTTCTGCAACGTAGTCCGCCCGGATAAAGTTGCGGTGCGATTCTTCGACATCAACGGCGAAGCTCAGGAAATTCACAACTGTGAAGGCCTGTTCGCGCGCTGCATCCAGCACGAATGCGATCACCTGAACGGCGACCTCTTTGTCGATAAAATTTCGACATCGGACCGCACGATGAACCAATCCAAGCTCCGCAAGATGGCCAAAGAAACGCAAGCAAAGCTCAAGAAAAAATAA
- the yajC gene encoding preprotein translocase subunit YajC produces the protein MKLSALLVTLSSIAAFAQDAAQPEQPGALASFLPLILLFVVMWLFFIRPKQKEMKQMDDMRKQLKKGDKVMTAAGIIGTIASMEENIITLRTGTSTIELEKAAILRVLNNDLSAKVEEKK, from the coding sequence ATGAAACTTTCTGCACTTCTCGTGACTCTTTCTTCCATCGCCGCATTTGCACAGGACGCAGCACAGCCCGAACAGCCGGGCGCTCTCGCTAGCTTCCTCCCCCTCATTCTCCTCTTTGTGGTGATGTGGCTCTTCTTCATCCGCCCGAAGCAGAAGGAAATGAAGCAGATGGACGACATGCGCAAGCAGCTCAAGAAGGGCGACAAGGTCATGACCGCCGCAGGCATCATCGGCACCATCGCTAGCATGGAAGAAAACATCATCACGCTCCGCACTGGCACCTCCACCATCGAATTGGAAAAGGCAGCCATTCTCCGCGTCCTCAACAACGACCTTTCCGCTAAGGTCGAAGAAAAGAAGTAA
- a CDS encoding cyclic nucleotide-binding domain-containing protein → MNIEAGKILCMQGDTPHSFYIVKKGTLVATFKDEQNETHTKNLGPGSTFGELSLVDGEPLEYTVRAEEECEIEVIPQTLFNETMAEQPIWMKSIISFLTQRNNIAQENKRKKEFITSFPSLLFILAKSNEKLIYIKDVKNELKNFSNLSSLETYKLLLILQDFRLIRLQAESLTLENETLIKLLYDMLRLRAIYKNSSHYILSLTEQAILTAFTKTASEKGELLENGFIAVKTTDLAAQTKHSMHGMTLTKHSLETLLQKRLLQTLPPTATKNNDLPGLEFIEKFSADFDRLLNLLELNRIYPLLDKKLVVSG, encoded by the coding sequence ATGAATATCGAAGCCGGGAAAATTCTTTGTATGCAAGGAGATACTCCGCACTCCTTCTACATTGTCAAAAAGGGTACCCTTGTTGCTACATTCAAGGATGAGCAAAACGAAACCCACACAAAAAATCTGGGACCGGGATCCACATTTGGGGAACTCAGCCTTGTCGATGGCGAGCCCCTAGAATACACGGTTCGCGCCGAAGAAGAATGCGAAATAGAAGTCATCCCGCAAACGTTATTCAACGAAACGATGGCCGAACAACCCATTTGGATGAAGTCCATCATTTCTTTTTTGACGCAGCGCAACAACATCGCCCAAGAAAATAAACGCAAGAAAGAATTTATAACATCTTTTCCTTCGCTTTTATTCATCCTTGCAAAATCCAACGAAAAATTAATTTATATAAAAGACGTTAAAAACGAGCTCAAGAATTTTTCGAATTTATCTTCGTTGGAAACATACAAACTATTACTAATTTTGCAGGACTTTAGGCTCATCCGTTTACAGGCTGAATCACTCACCCTCGAAAACGAAACGCTCATCAAGCTTCTTTACGACATGCTCCGGCTTCGAGCAATCTACAAGAACTCGTCGCATTATATTCTTTCGCTCACCGAGCAAGCGATACTCACGGCTTTTACCAAAACGGCAAGTGAAAAAGGCGAGCTACTCGAAAACGGATTTATCGCAGTAAAAACGACTGATCTAGCCGCCCAAACAAAACATTCCATGCACGGAATGACGCTTACCAAGCATAGCCTTGAAACGCTCCTGCAAAAGCGATTGCTACAAACACTCCCGCCAACAGCTACAAAAAATAACGATTTGCCAGGGCTAGAATTCATCGAAAAATTCTCAGCCGATTTCGACAGATTGCTGAACCTACTCGAACTCAACCGCATTTATCCACTGCTGGACAAAAAGTTAGTGGTTAGTGGGTAA
- a CDS encoding Crp/Fnr family transcriptional regulator — translation MVTGDSRKKLIPPTQLRVKAGFVVSSPQDEDKKIILLNEGELVALDPKENNKVAFKIHPGNLVGVGALLEREPVRYIFQATVDSSITIINDECMESELKSLPVWLLAVIKAISARTRRINESMRSAKTNNPLASLASFCKFFKGDEFLQTKALLQEFSWLTKTPIPTATEALKALIRRKLVVFHGDKSCLSIPNADLLGIFADYQKAKDLDKPWLPFCLTLQQKRILVLLSTLENGTSKDSTDWIAFFKERHFEMSVADWLQIQQFEWFVEKGNHLLSLDLAKINYFETALKYEPNIKGTV, via the coding sequence ATGGTTACGGGGGATTCCCGAAAAAAACTTATCCCGCCCACGCAACTCCGCGTGAAGGCGGGTTTTGTTGTATCCTCACCTCAGGATGAAGACAAGAAAATCATCCTATTAAACGAAGGTGAGCTTGTTGCGCTTGACCCCAAAGAAAATAACAAGGTCGCATTCAAGATCCACCCCGGCAACCTTGTCGGCGTTGGCGCGCTTCTTGAACGCGAACCCGTGCGCTACATTTTTCAAGCTACGGTCGATTCCTCCATCACAATCATCAACGATGAATGCATGGAATCCGAGCTCAAGAGCCTTCCCGTATGGCTTTTGGCGGTCATCAAAGCGATTTCAGCAAGAACGCGAAGGATTAACGAATCCATGCGTTCGGCAAAAACGAACAATCCGCTTGCAAGCCTAGCCTCTTTCTGCAAATTCTTCAAAGGTGACGAATTTTTACAGACAAAAGCGCTACTGCAAGAATTTTCGTGGCTTACCAAGACACCCATACCCACAGCAACTGAAGCGCTCAAGGCTCTGATCCGCCGCAAATTGGTTGTTTTCCATGGAGACAAATCTTGCCTCTCCATCCCCAATGCGGACCTTCTCGGAATTTTTGCCGACTACCAGAAGGCAAAAGATCTGGACAAGCCATGGCTCCCGTTCTGCCTCACGCTCCAGCAAAAAAGAATTCTCGTTCTGCTTTCGACTTTAGAAAACGGAACATCCAAAGATTCAACGGACTGGATTGCGTTTTTCAAGGAACGCCATTTCGAAATGAGTGTCGCAGATTGGCTCCAGATTCAGCAATTCGAGTGGTTTGTCGAAAAGGGAAATCACCTTCTTTCTCTTGATCTTGCGAAAATAAACTATTTCGAAACAGCGTTGAAGTACGAACCAAACATCAAGGGAACCGTCTAA
- the rplS gene encoding 50S ribosomal protein L19, producing MSLNIEAIQNENLKTDLPEFRAGDTVTVNVKVIEGTKERIQPFKGVVIQQKNSGIGKSITVRKMSGSVAVERIFPVNSPRIDSIVVERSGKVHQARIYYMRDLRGKAARIEERQA from the coding sequence ATGTCCCTGAACATTGAAGCAATCCAGAATGAAAATTTGAAGACCGACCTTCCGGAATTCCGCGCCGGCGATACCGTTACCGTTAACGTCAAGGTTATCGAAGGTACGAAGGAACGTATCCAGCCGTTCAAGGGCGTCGTTATTCAGCAGAAGAACTCTGGCATCGGCAAGTCCATCACGGTCCGCAAGATGTCTGGTTCCGTTGCTGTCGAACGTATCTTCCCGGTCAACTCTCCGCGCATCGACTCCATCGTTGTCGAACGCTCCGGCAAGGTCCACCAGGCTCGCATTTACTACATGCGCGACCTCCGTGGTAAGGCTGCACGTATCGAAGAACGTCAGGCTTAA